The Phycisphaerae bacterium sequence TACGTGCCCACCAGGCAGAGCCCGGCCAGCACCCAGGGCTCGTTCTCGCAGCCGGCGCAGCGTTTCTTGCGGGTAATCCTCTGGTGAGGGCCCAACGGACGGCCGCAGGTCGGGCAGTAGGGCCGCTGGCGGGTAATGACCAACTCATTCCAGCAGGGGGGGCACCAGTTGGCCTGCGGGCCGAGCAGCCTCTGGCAGGCCACACAGTGCCGGGGAAATGCCAGAGCGGCCAGATGCTCGCCCAGTCCGGCCAGTCTTTCCCGCAGAACTGCCATCGGCCCACCGCCATCCGGGTTGGTCCCGCCTGGACCTTCAAACCATGGTTGCATAAGCCTACTGCCGCTGGTATTTTACGCACTAATGTATGGACCGCAATGGGAGACCTGAGAAACCACCGGTACCGGCGTGCTCGGAGAGCGTCAGCCGCCGGGCATGCGATGCGGCGCGGACCGGACAGAGAGTGAAACGAAACAAACCATGATTGTTATTCTGCAACGGTACATTTTTCGCGAGTTGTTCCGGGCGTTCCTGCTGACCGTGGTCGCCCTGACCGCGATGCTGGGCTTCGGCGGAGGGGTCAAGGACCTGCTGATGAGCCAGGGAATCACAGCCGACCAGATGGTCAAGCTGCTGATCTACCTGCTGCCGGTCGTGCTGACCTACGCCCTGCCGGTGGCGGCCCTGTTCAGCACGACGATCACCTACGGGCGATTCTCTTCGGACAATGAGATCAACGCCTGCCGGGCCAGCGGCATCAACATCCACAAGCTGCTGATCCCAGCGTTCGTCCTGAGCATCATCGTGACCGTCCTGACCTTCGGGCTCGAGAACTTCGTCATTCCCGATCTGGCCGAGCGGACCGGCCGGCTGGTCAAGGGCAACCTTCAGAGCATGGCTGAGTTCCAGCTCCGTCGGCGCGGGTATCTCGCCCACATGGGTCGCGCCTTGCACGCCGATCGGGTCGACGGATCGGTGCTGCCGAAGCGTCAGCCGGACGGCACCATGTCGCGCGGCCACATTCAGCTTTCCCAGGTGACCTTCCTCGAGCAGCAGGACGACGTGCCTGTCCGTTACGGGACGGCCAGGTCAGCTTTGATCTTCTTCGACTATGACCCGGACGGCCTGCGGATCGACTTCTGCTTCAATAAAGTGCGCATGTTCGACGAAGAGCAGGGGCAAATGGTCCAGTTCGACTTTTACACCCCGGACAAGAGCCTGAGGCCGCCGGACGGTCTGATGGATCAACGGCGGGTCAAGTTCCTCCCGCTGCCGATGCTGCTGGACATCGCCCGCGATCCGATGACCTTCAAGCCGATGACCGAAAGCGTAGCCGCCCTTCGCGGGCAACTGCGTGAGGCGGTGGCGTCCGCGATGCAGATGGACGAATTCCGGCGCGAGGGCGAGATCCGGCTGTTGGACGCCGACCACCGCTACGCAGTGACCGCTGACGAACTGACGCTCCGCCCGGACGGCCAGCTTCTGCTCCAGGGCAACGTGAAGGTAGTGCGGAACGGTCCATCCGGCGTTCAGAGCTTGCTGGCCCGCTCCGGATCAATCCTGGCGGTCGATCGTGGGCCCGGTTCGCCTCCCGCGGCTCAGGTCCGCCTTCGCGACGTGCGAATTCAGGACACCGCCTCAGCCGACCCGAACATGGTGGTGGAGCGGCCGGACATCGAACTGGAGAACCTTCAGACCGCTCCGGAGGCGCTCTCCGAAGCTGAGGAGTATACCGACGATCAGCTTCTCGACCCGGATTTCCCCCTGGACTTCGGCGACATGTACCTGGCCAACGTCCGCGATCAGGCGATCGAAAATCGGGCCCGGTTCTTCAACCAGTCGATGGCTGAGATCAACACCCGCCTGGCCTACAGCTCCAGCGCCCTGGTGCTGCTGATCCTGGGAGCGGGGCTGGGCATCATCTTCCGCGGCGGGCACTTCGTCAGCGCCTTCGGCCTGAGCTTCATTCCCATGCTCGCGGTCGTGGTGATGATCGTGACGGGCAAGCAGATCAGCCGGGCCGGCGACCCGGTGATCGGCTCGATCGCCATCTGGTCGGGCCTGGCTCTGGTGATCGTGGCCGACGTCGTCATTCTGGGCAAGTTTTTGAAGCGTTAGGACCGCATCATGCGATATCCGATCAAGACCATAGACCGCTACCTGATCCGCAGCTTCACCTACAGCTACCTGATCAGCGTGCTGATCATGATGAGCCTCTACGTGCTGCTGGACATGTTCGCCAACATCGACGAATTCGCCGACCCGGACAAGCCGATGCGGCGGATGATCCGGGAGATCCTCAGCTACTACGGCTACCACAGCTTCCTCTACTTCGCCCAGGTGGCGGGCATGATCACGCTGGTGGCCGCCGCCTTTACCCTCGCCCGGCTCTACCGCAGCAACGAGCTGACCGCCATGCTGGCCGGCGGGATCTCGCTCTACCGGGTGGCCCTGCCGATCATCCTGATGGGCCTGGTCTTCAACGCCCTGTGGGTGGTCGATCAGGAGTGTATCATTCCGCGGATCGCGGACAAGCTGGTGCTCGCCCACAGCGAGGCCGGCGGCAAGCGGGCCTTTTCGCTGGGTTTCCTGCGCGACTCCCGCAACGCCCTGCTGACCGCGTCGCGCTACGTGCCGGCGGAAAAGAAGATGGAAGAGATGCTGGTCCTCGAGCGGGACGCCGAGGGCCAACTGGTGGCCAAGATCTCGGCTGAGAGCGCCACCTGGGACGCCGATCGCGGCTGCTGGGCCCTCACGCGGGGCATGGTTCAGGCGCCCTCCAACGTCGAGGAATTCGTGGTCCGCGGCGAAGTCAAGCGCCGGCCGATGGAGTACTACAAGAGCGAGTGGCAGCCGGACGACCTTCTGCTTCGCCAGGCCGCCGGATGGACCTGGTTGATGGGCCTCGGCGAGCTCAACGCCCTGTTGCGCAAGCCTCACCTGGTGCCGGATATCCGCGAGATCGTGGCCGCCCGGCACGTGCGATTCACCCAGCCGGTGGTCAACATTCTGATCCTGCTGCTGGGAATCCCGTTCTTCCTGAATCGCGAGCCGCACAACGTGCTGTTGTCGGTGGGATGGTGCCTGGCCCTGGCGATCCTGTGCTTCATGCTGGCCTTCGTCAGCCAGAACGTGGCGTCGACCTCGGCCTATCCGGCCCTGGCCGCGTGGATGCCGATCCTCGTGTTCGGGCCGGTGGCCACGTACCTGATCACGAGCATCAAGACCTGACGCCGGATCGACGGGACCGACGTCGGAAAATCAGTGGGGTACAAACCGGGAACGGACCGATGTCGATTTTCACCGTGCCCATGACCATCCGCTACACCCAGCGCCTGGGACAGATCGTCTCGGCCATGGCCCGCCACGGATTCGGCACGTGGGTTTCCCAGTTGCGCCTTCGCCGGCATGTCCCCTGGTCCGGCCGATGGCTCGGGCGCCGTGAGGTCCCGGATGAACAGGTCGCCAAGGCCAGCGTGGGCAAGCGGCTTGTCGCCTTCTGCGAGGAACTCGGTCCGACCTTCGTGAAACTCGGACAACTGCTCAGTTCGCGGCCGGACCTGATCCCGTCCGACTGGATGGACGACCTGCGCACGCTTCAGGACCGCGTCATCGCCTTTCCCACGCCTCAGGCCCACCGCATCATCGAAGCCGACCTGGGCAACCCGGTCGCCAAGCTTTTCGCCGAGTTCGACCCGGTCCCGCTGGCCAGCGGGTCGATCGCCCAGACCTACCGGGCCAGAACCTTCGACGGCTGCGACGTCGTGGTCAAGGTCCGCCGTCCCGGAATCGACCAACTCGTCCGGCTTGACATGCACATTCTGACCCGCCTCGCCGAGAGCATGGAGAAGTACATTCCGGAAGTGCGGCTTTATCAGCCGACCTCCGTGATCGACGAGTTCTCGCAGACCATCGCCCGCGAAATGGACCTGCTCAACGAGGCGACCGTCACCGAACGAATCCACCGTTTCTTCGCCAATCACTCCAACGTAGTCACGCCCGCTGTCCGATGGGACTTGACCTCCAACCGCGTGCTGACCATGACGTACCTCAAGGGCCGAAGCTTCAACGAGGCCCTCTCCGACCCGGACCTGCCCATTCAGCGCCGGGCACTCGCCCGCACCCTGGTCGACGCGTTCATGCAGCAGTACCTTGAACTGAACGTCTTCAACGCCGACCCGCATCCGGGCAATCTGATCGTGATTCCCCCAGCCACCATCGGCATCATTGACTTCGGCATGGCCGGCCAGCTCGACTCCAAACGCTGCGCCTATTTCATCGTCCTGATGACCGCTGCGACCTACCGACAAATGGACCTGGTGATGGACCTGCTGGCCACCATGAACGCCCTGACGACGGCGACGGACGTCGAACTGCTCAAACGCGATCTGGGCGCCCTGCTCGATAAGTACCAGGCCCTGCCGTTGCGCTACATGAACTTTCAGATCGTCTTTAACGAGATGAGCGCCCTGGCCCGCAAACACCACGTGAGCCTGCCGCGGGACTTCGTGATGATGGGCAAGAGCCTGGTCAACGTCGGCGGCGCGGCGCTGCAGCTCGATCGCGACATGAACCCCAACGAGGTGATCCGCCCGCGCGTTCGCCAGGCCCTGCTCAAACTCTTCGGCCGCGACAACCTCGGCCGCGAAGCCCTGCTGGGAGTCTGGCACGGGGCCATGCTGGTCAAGGATTTGCCCGGCATGGTCCGCGAACTCTCGCGCAAACTCCTGCGGGGCGAACTCAAGGTGGTCATGGGCCACGAAGGGCTCTACGAGCTGACCCGCGAACTGGACCGTTCGAGCAACCGGATCTCCTTCGCCATGGTCGTCGCGGGCATCATCGTCGGCTCCAGCCTGATCGTCCATGCCCGAGTCGGACCCACCTGGTTCGGCGGCATGCCCATCCTCGGCCTGACCGGCTACCTGGTCGCCGCGGTCATGGGCCTCTACCTGCTGATCGCGATCATCCGCAGCGGCAAGCTCTCGTAATCCAACCGTCGTTACGCTACAATAACCCGGCGGCCGTACCGCCGTCGCGTGGAGCAATGCGATGATCCTACTGATCGACAATTACGACTCGTTCACCTACAACCTCGTCCAGCGGATCGGCGAGATCGACCCCTCCGTAGAGACCCGCGTCTTCCGTAACGACCAGGTCACCATCGAGGAAATTCGACAACTCGCCCCTCAGCGGATCATCATCTCGCCCGGCCCCTGCACGCCCCTGGAGGCTGGGATCAGCAACGAGGTCATCCGCCAGTTCGCCGGGCAGGTGCCGCTTTTCGGGGTGTGCCTGGGCCACCAGTGCATCGGGCACGTCTTCGGCGGCAAGGTCGTCCGCGCCGGCCGACTCATGCACGGCAAGACCAGCCAGGTCGAACACGACGGCAGGGGGGTCTTTGCCCAGGTGGAAAACCCGTTTACCGCCACCCGCTACCACAGCCTGATGGTCGAGGAGGCGTCGCTGCCCGAGTGCCTGGAAATCACCGCCCGCACCACCGACCAAGGCGAACTG is a genomic window containing:
- a CDS encoding LptF/LptG family permease → MIVILQRYIFRELFRAFLLTVVALTAMLGFGGGVKDLLMSQGITADQMVKLLIYLLPVVLTYALPVAALFSTTITYGRFSSDNEINACRASGINIHKLLIPAFVLSIIVTVLTFGLENFVIPDLAERTGRLVKGNLQSMAEFQLRRRGYLAHMGRALHADRVDGSVLPKRQPDGTMSRGHIQLSQVTFLEQQDDVPVRYGTARSALIFFDYDPDGLRIDFCFNKVRMFDEEQGQMVQFDFYTPDKSLRPPDGLMDQRRVKFLPLPMLLDIARDPMTFKPMTESVAALRGQLREAVASAMQMDEFRREGEIRLLDADHRYAVTADELTLRPDGQLLLQGNVKVVRNGPSGVQSLLARSGSILAVDRGPGSPPAAQVRLRDVRIQDTASADPNMVVERPDIELENLQTAPEALSEAEEYTDDQLLDPDFPLDFGDMYLANVRDQAIENRARFFNQSMAEINTRLAYSSSALVLLILGAGLGIIFRGGHFVSAFGLSFIPMLAVVVMIVTGKQISRAGDPVIGSIAIWSGLALVIVADVVILGKFLKR
- a CDS encoding YjgP/YjgQ family permease, with amino-acid sequence MRYPIKTIDRYLIRSFTYSYLISVLIMMSLYVLLDMFANIDEFADPDKPMRRMIREILSYYGYHSFLYFAQVAGMITLVAAAFTLARLYRSNELTAMLAGGISLYRVALPIILMGLVFNALWVVDQECIIPRIADKLVLAHSEAGGKRAFSLGFLRDSRNALLTASRYVPAEKKMEEMLVLERDAEGQLVAKISAESATWDADRGCWALTRGMVQAPSNVEEFVVRGEVKRRPMEYYKSEWQPDDLLLRQAAGWTWLMGLGELNALLRKPHLVPDIREIVAARHVRFTQPVVNILILLLGIPFFLNREPHNVLLSVGWCLALAILCFMLAFVSQNVASTSAYPALAAWMPILVFGPVATYLITSIKT
- a CDS encoding AarF/ABC1/UbiB kinase family protein, which encodes MSIFTVPMTIRYTQRLGQIVSAMARHGFGTWVSQLRLRRHVPWSGRWLGRREVPDEQVAKASVGKRLVAFCEELGPTFVKLGQLLSSRPDLIPSDWMDDLRTLQDRVIAFPTPQAHRIIEADLGNPVAKLFAEFDPVPLASGSIAQTYRARTFDGCDVVVKVRRPGIDQLVRLDMHILTRLAESMEKYIPEVRLYQPTSVIDEFSQTIAREMDLLNEATVTERIHRFFANHSNVVTPAVRWDLTSNRVLTMTYLKGRSFNEALSDPDLPIQRRALARTLVDAFMQQYLELNVFNADPHPGNLIVIPPATIGIIDFGMAGQLDSKRCAYFIVLMTAATYRQMDLVMDLLATMNALTTATDVELLKRDLGALLDKYQALPLRYMNFQIVFNEMSALARKHHVSLPRDFVMMGKSLVNVGGAALQLDRDMNPNEVIRPRVRQALLKLFGRDNLGREALLGVWHGAMLVKDLPGMVRELSRKLLRGELKVVMGHEGLYELTRELDRSSNRISFAMVVAGIIVGSSLIVHARVGPTWFGGMPILGLTGYLVAAVMGLYLLIAIIRSGKLS
- a CDS encoding aminodeoxychorismate/anthranilate synthase component II encodes the protein MILLIDNYDSFTYNLVQRIGEIDPSVETRVFRNDQVTIEEIRQLAPQRIIISPGPCTPLEAGISNEVIRQFAGQVPLFGVCLGHQCIGHVFGGKVVRAGRLMHGKTSQVEHDGRGVFAQVENPFTATRYHSLMVEEASLPECLEITARTTDQGELMGLRHRQHKIEGVQFHPESFLTDAGYKIIENFLKL